The segment TGTCGATATCCATCCACACGCTCGAGAGCTGCACAGTGCAGGTGTCTTCGTGTTTCTTGAAACCGTCCAGTGCCCTTAGCAACCAGCGCACGGTGAGCGTTGAAGGCGCCTTCAAACGCAGGCCGTAGCGATCCTGGCGCAGCAGCGCGCAAGCGTTTTCGATGATCTTGAAACCGACCTTGAGCTCTTGAGAGAGCAGGCGTCCGTGCTCGGTCAGGCTCAACTTGGGCCCTCGCCGTTCGAACAAATCGCAGCCGAACATGCCCTCGAGGGTCTTGATATGGTGGCTGACTGCGCCTTGGGTCAGTGCAAGCTCTTCCGCCGCCCTGGTGAACGAACCATAGCGGGATGCGACCTCGAACGCACGCAGTGCATGCAAGGCCTGAATCCTTTCCGACATAGACGCCTCCTGACTATTAGCAAGACTAATAGTAGGTCATAGTTTCACGCGTTTTACAACCTGCTGATAGTTCTAGAAAATGCATTAAAAAAACATACATAACCTAGATCCTGCCTGAAACTGCGTAGATCGTTCATCAATTAAAAGTTTGGGGAAACCATGTTTACGGGATATGGACAATGCTATCGCCTGGATGCGTTTGAGCAGACCCTCGAACATGCGTGCATCGAACCACACTGGACAACCGCTGCACTGCAACACTTTCGCCATACCGTTGCCAATCCGGATTTCCCCTGCCTGTTCGGGCGCAAGGCGGTCAATGCGCAAACTTGCTACGTTCTTTTCGCCAGCGCTGAACAACTGGCTGATGACATCGCTCAAGGGCTGGCCAGCTATGTCGGGTTGATGGATCCGATTGCGCCCAAGCTTCGCATCGGCCACCCGTTGGTGGCGTTTCTAGAAACAGTGACCGACATGCCGCTCGCGCATCAGCAGGCACTAGCCTGGAAGGTGCTGCAAGGCGTTCACGCACGGGATCCGAATCCCTGGCCCCAGACAGTGCCGGCCGACCCCGCACACAGCGGCTGGTCGTTCTGCTTTGCCGGCATGCCGCTGTTCATCAACATGAACTTCCCGGGCCACCAGCAGATGAAAAGCCGCAACCTGGGCAAACACATCACATTCGTCATCAACCCGCGCGAGAACTTCGACGAAGTGGCCAATGTCGCCACCACGAGCGGCCAGCGCATCCGCGAGCGCATTCGCCAGCGGGTCGGCCACTACAACGACGGGGTAATGCCTGACAGCCTCGGCTTCTTCGGTGAAGCGGATAACTTTGAGTGGACGCAATATCAATTACAGGAAACCGGTTCGTTGAACCCGGCACGCTGCCCTTTCCATGCCCGGACCGCAGTGCCTGCCACCCCCGACAACATGATCGAGAACTGACGTGAATACCGCCCTGACTGCCTCCTACGCCCTTACCGTCCTGCTGCTGATCGCCACTCCAGGTCCGGTCGTGGCATTGATCGTCAATACCGCAGCCGCTTCTGGCTCACGCAAGGCCATTTTCACGGCCTTGGGCACCAACTGGGCCTCGCTGGTACTGATCGGCGCAGCGGCGTGGATCATCCTCACCAGCGCGGCCATCGACAGGGCATGGCTTAGTGCCATGAGCCTGTTGGGTTGCCTGTTCATCGGCTATATCGCCGTCGGCACGCTCAGGGAGGCGCTCGCAAGCCCGCAGCCAGACCAACGGCCCGAAAGCGCCAAACCCGTGAGCCGCGGGGGGCTGTGGCAAGGCTTCATGGTGGGGATCTCCAACCCCAAGGACATCATTTTCTTCATCGCCTTTTTCCCGCAGTTCATCCAGATCACCGAGTCGTTCGGCAAAAGCATGGTCGTGCTTTCACTGCTCTGGATCGTGATCGACTTCGCCGTGCTGAGTCTTTATATCTTTGCCATCGGCAAGATCGCGTCAGCGCGCAGCCAACGATTCATCAGCCTTGCGTCCGGCGTGGCATTGCTGTTGATCGCCATCGGCGGGCTTTTGTACAACCTCAAGGAGCTTACCGCCTAGCCCCTTGCCTGACGCGCTGTCTTGCCAGGAGTCCCGATGTCCACTCCCAGTCGCCAAGGGCTTGCGCCTTTGCAGCTTGAGTACCAACAGCTGCTTGCCCAGGCCACCCAGTGCGCCACCCAACGCGTTCGGGTACACGAAACCGGGTTCAGCTCGGCCGTCGTCAATACCGACGCCTTGGGCCTTCGCTACAGCCATTTCAACGGCCGGCGGTTTTCGGTGGCTGAACGCGACAGCACTGCGCGGATCAATCTGCTGGTCGGAGGCTCGGTGGCGATGGGCATCGGGGCCAGTTCCGATGAATACACCGTGGCCTCGCAGCTGTCGGCGCTGACCGGAGAACTCTGGCTGAGCCTGGCCGGGTGCGGGCTGGATGCGAGCCAGGAACTATTGATGTTCCTCACTCATGAGCACCGCCTGGCACCGCTGGGACATGTGGTCATACTCAGCGGACTCAACAGCCTGGCACACGAAGCGCTTTGGGACATCAGCGCCTGCTCACATGAGCCTCAGCAGATCAATGACTGGCAAACGTCGCTGGCCGGTTCAGAGCAAGCCCAGGCAGCACCACAGCCTGGCCTGAGCCTCTGGCAGCGGCTGAGCCAGGTGCTGGCACCTCCGGCCGCCGCGCCTCGGCCACGTCGGCCCTTCGAGGCACTTTCCCCAGCAGAAAAACGCACCGCCCAGGCAGCCGACCATATTGCTCGCTCAGTGCAGCAATGGGATCGACTGCTAGGCAGCGCTCACACTACCCTCACCTTCATCCTTCAACCCCTGGTGCACTGGTGTCGCGATACCCTGCCAGCGGGTGAGCA is part of the Pseudomonas parafulva genome and harbors:
- a CDS encoding YqcI/YcgG family protein, with translation MFTGYGQCYRLDAFEQTLEHACIEPHWTTAALQHFRHTVANPDFPCLFGRKAVNAQTCYVLFASAEQLADDIAQGLASYVGLMDPIAPKLRIGHPLVAFLETVTDMPLAHQQALAWKVLQGVHARDPNPWPQTVPADPAHSGWSFCFAGMPLFINMNFPGHQQMKSRNLGKHITFVINPRENFDEVANVATTSGQRIRERIRQRVGHYNDGVMPDSLGFFGEADNFEWTQYQLQETGSLNPARCPFHARTAVPATPDNMIEN
- a CDS encoding LysE family translocator, producing the protein MNTALTASYALTVLLLIATPGPVVALIVNTAAASGSRKAIFTALGTNWASLVLIGAAAWIILTSAAIDRAWLSAMSLLGCLFIGYIAVGTLREALASPQPDQRPESAKPVSRGGLWQGFMVGISNPKDIIFFIAFFPQFIQITESFGKSMVVLSLLWIVIDFAVLSLYIFAIGKIASARSQRFISLASGVALLLIAIGGLLYNLKELTA